The Fimbriimonadaceae bacterium genome has a window encoding:
- a CDS encoding GTP-binding protein — protein sequence MPTKATRARASASPVYVIAGFLGSGKTTLLKRVLAHELERGVKPAVLMNEFGEVDVDGAVLHAHPRSNEIEVESLLSGCLCCDLSGAFTEKVGHLLKKTQGAPLFVETTGLADTGQVVAGVEQALAEHSDTARLASVIVMVDAPRFLKLGAFWPAANDHLKRADTVILNKLDQIDDRQVALVEGRVRSANPAARIVRAVHADVPINRLLEVRAERRRAKIVTGPFKDSTAGYRSGSFKILRPFEPDRLGRWLRRYQRSVVRLKGYARVQGRQGMQEVQWVTGALSIAPYQGAKQSQARIVVIGRRVAWHRFLEGLEQCLVQPERDTTGRRRVGKKVP from the coding sequence ATGCCCACTAAGGCCACGCGAGCCAGAGCCTCAGCTTCTCCGGTCTATGTGATCGCCGGTTTTCTCGGTAGCGGGAAAACGACACTGCTGAAACGGGTGCTGGCTCATGAATTGGAGCGTGGCGTCAAACCGGCCGTGCTGATGAACGAGTTCGGTGAAGTCGATGTGGACGGGGCCGTCCTGCACGCACATCCCCGATCCAACGAGATCGAGGTAGAGTCGCTGCTGAGCGGCTGTCTTTGCTGTGACCTGTCGGGGGCGTTCACCGAGAAGGTCGGCCATCTCTTGAAAAAAACGCAGGGCGCTCCGCTGTTCGTCGAAACGACCGGCTTAGCGGACACGGGCCAGGTGGTGGCCGGCGTTGAGCAGGCCTTGGCCGAGCATTCGGATACGGCCAGGCTGGCTTCGGTGATCGTGATGGTCGACGCGCCGCGATTCCTGAAGCTCGGCGCGTTCTGGCCTGCAGCGAACGACCATCTCAAACGAGCCGATACGGTGATCTTGAATAAGCTCGATCAGATCGACGACCGTCAGGTCGCGCTCGTGGAGGGACGGGTCAGATCGGCCAATCCCGCAGCGCGTATTGTCAGGGCGGTCCATGCGGATGTCCCGATCAATCGACTGTTAGAAGTGCGGGCAGAGAGGCGCAGGGCGAAGATTGTCACCGGTCCGTTCAAGGATTCTACCGCGGGGTACCGGAGCGGCAGCTTCAAAATCCTGCGGCCGTTCGAGCCGGATCGGCTGGGGCGCTGGTTGAGGCGATATCAACGCTCCGTGGTGCGGCTGAAGGGATACGCCAGAGTTCAGGGGCGTCAAGGGATGCAGGAGGTGCAGTGGGTAACGGGCGCTTTGTCCATTGCGCCGTACCAGGGTGCGAAGCAGTCGCAAGCGAGGATTGTGGTGATCGGCCGGCGGGTGGCCTGGCATCGGTTTCTGGAAGGGCTTGAACAGTGTCTCGTGCAGCCGGAGCGGGACACCACTGGTCGGCGTCGGGTCGGGAAGAAGGTTCCGTGA